One Beggiatoa leptomitoformis DNA segment encodes these proteins:
- a CDS encoding aldehyde dehydrogenase family protein: MLYAQPNQPSAKVNLKSRYANYIGGEWIAPVKGEYFENVSPITGKVFCEIPRSQAEDVELALDAAHAAKTAWGKTPAAQRALVLNRIADRMEANLETLAVAESWDNGKPVRETLAADIPLAIDHFRYFASCIRAQEGALSEINHDLVAYHFHEPLGVVGQIIPWNFPILMAAWKIAPALAAGNCIVLKPAEQTPFSILILMEVIGDLLPKGILNIVNGFGVEAGKPLASNKRIAKIAFTGETTTGRLIMQYASQNIIPVTLELGGKSPNIFFDDVMDKDDAFLDKALEGFVMFALNQGEVCTCPSRALVHESIYDRFIEKAIARVQKIRQGDPLDTDTMMGAQASSEQMEKILSYIDIGKQEGAQLLTGGGRKALSSGFEAGYYVEPTVFKGNNNMRIFQEEIFGPVLSVATFKDEEEVLHLANDTLYGLGAGVWTRDGNRAYRMGREIQAGRVWTNCYHIYPAHAAFGGYKQSGIGRENHKMMLDHYQQTKNLLVSYNPNALGFF, translated from the coding sequence ATGTTATACGCACAACCTAACCAACCATCTGCCAAAGTGAACCTAAAATCCCGTTACGCCAACTACATTGGTGGCGAATGGATAGCCCCTGTAAAAGGCGAATATTTTGAAAATGTCTCCCCTATTACAGGCAAAGTATTCTGCGAAATCCCTCGCTCACAAGCAGAAGACGTTGAGTTAGCCCTTGATGCAGCACATGCAGCAAAAACGGCATGGGGTAAAACACCTGCGGCACAAAGAGCGTTGGTTCTCAACCGTATTGCTGACCGTATGGAAGCCAATTTAGAAACCTTAGCGGTTGCTGAATCATGGGACAACGGCAAACCAGTTCGCGAAACATTAGCCGCAGATATTCCCTTAGCTATTGACCACTTCCGTTACTTTGCCTCATGCATTCGTGCGCAAGAAGGCGCGTTAAGCGAAATCAATCACGATTTAGTTGCTTACCATTTTCACGAACCACTCGGTGTTGTTGGGCAAATCATTCCTTGGAATTTCCCCATTCTCATGGCGGCATGGAAAATTGCCCCTGCATTAGCAGCGGGTAACTGCATTGTTTTAAAACCCGCCGAACAAACCCCCTTCTCCATCCTGATTCTGATGGAAGTCATTGGCGATTTATTACCCAAAGGCATATTAAACATCGTCAACGGCTTTGGTGTAGAAGCAGGCAAACCCTTAGCCTCCAACAAGCGCATTGCAAAAATTGCCTTTACAGGTGAAACCACCACAGGGCGTTTGATTATGCAATATGCGTCACAGAACATCATTCCTGTGACCTTAGAATTAGGTGGCAAATCACCTAACATCTTCTTTGACGATGTGATGGATAAAGACGACGCATTCTTAGACAAAGCCTTAGAAGGCTTCGTTATGTTCGCGCTCAATCAAGGCGAAGTATGTACATGCCCCTCTCGTGCCTTAGTGCATGAGTCCATTTACGACCGCTTTATTGAAAAAGCCATTGCCCGCGTGCAAAAAATTCGCCAAGGCGACCCATTAGACACCGATACAATGATGGGTGCGCAAGCCTCCTCAGAGCAAATGGAAAAAATCCTAAGCTATATTGACATCGGCAAACAAGAAGGTGCGCAATTATTAACAGGCGGCGGTCGTAAAGCCCTTAGCTCAGGATTTGAAGCAGGCTATTATGTAGAGCCTACCGTCTTCAAGGGCAATAATAACATGCGGATTTTCCAAGAAGAAATTTTTGGACCCGTCTTATCCGTTGCAACCTTTAAAGACGAAGAAGAAGTTCTACACCTTGCTAACGACACCCTATACGGCTTAGGTGCTGGTGTATGGACACGTGATGGCAACCGTGCTTACCGCATGGGACGCGAAATTCAAGCAGGACGGGTGTGGACAAATTGCTACCACATCTACCCCGCTCATGCTGCTTTTGGTGGTTACAAACAATCAGGTATTGGTCGTGAAAATCACAAAATGATGTTAGACCATTATCAACAAACCAAAAACTTATTAGTTAGCTACAATCCTAATGCGTTAGGTTTCTTCTAA
- a CDS encoding YqiA/YcfP family alpha/beta fold hydrolase: MMSFFYLHGWASSPQSSKALFFKQRFAELGYFLNTPDLNQPNFYHLTLSRQLQQVGQLLPKTPCTLIGSSLGGLTALWLAKQYPQIERLVLLAPALDFPTQCQRIIGAENLHQWKTMGEMPIFHYAWEKEIPLSYTFISDCLNYPDALLQRQLPSLILHGQHDETIPVQTSRHFVQQRPWIQLIELESDHSLMNKLDIIWQEIQTFCQLSPHQNQ, from the coding sequence ATGATGTCTTTTTTCTACTTACACGGTTGGGCATCTAGCCCACAGTCAAGCAAGGCTTTATTTTTTAAACAACGTTTCGCTGAATTAGGGTATTTCCTAAATACCCCAGACCTCAACCAACCCAACTTTTATCACCTAACACTCAGTCGTCAACTGCAACAAGTAGGGCAACTGTTACCAAAAACCCCCTGTACACTGATTGGTTCAAGTTTAGGTGGATTAACTGCGCTGTGGTTGGCGAAACAATATCCACAAATTGAACGTCTTGTCTTATTAGCCCCCGCGCTGGATTTTCCAACGCAATGTCAACGCATTATCGGAGCAGAAAATTTACATCAATGGAAAACAATGGGAGAAATGCCTATTTTTCACTATGCGTGGGAAAAAGAAATTCCATTAAGCTATACGTTTATTAGCGATTGCCTCAACTATCCTGATGCGTTGTTACAACGACAACTCCCAAGCTTAATTTTACATGGACAACACGACGAGACCATTCCCGTGCAAACCTCTCGACACTTTGTCCAACAACGTCCTTGGATACAACTCATCGAATTAGAAAGTGACCATAGCTTAATGAACAAATTGGATATTATCTGGCAAGAAATACAAACCTTTTGCCAATTATCCCCACATCAAAATCAATAG
- a CDS encoding alpha/beta hydrolase — protein MNPRDIIIEPDEKATASVIWLHGLGASARDFEPIIPHLPKAVLKHTRFIFPQAPNREITINMGMVMPAWYDIIAMDLTANQDEEGVRDSERLLQTYIAEEIQRGIAAERIVLAGFSQGGAIALQTGLRYPEKLAGIMALSTYIPLAHTLESERHEKNNTTPIFYGHGQFDSVIMLKQAESSYMQLKSLGYTVAWHIYNMEHSVNMEEIQDIGQWLNKYLP, from the coding sequence ATGAATCCCAGAGATATTATTATTGAACCTGATGAAAAAGCGACTGCCAGCGTGATTTGGCTACATGGCTTGGGTGCAAGCGCGCGAGATTTTGAACCCATCATCCCCCATTTACCCAAAGCCGTTTTAAAACACACCCGTTTTATCTTTCCACAAGCACCCAATCGTGAAATCACTATCAATATGGGCATGGTCATGCCAGCTTGGTACGACATTATTGCGATGGATTTAACCGCTAACCAAGATGAAGAAGGTGTGCGCGATTCAGAACGCCTATTACAAACCTATATCGCAGAAGAAATACAACGCGGTATTGCCGCAGAACGTATTGTATTAGCAGGGTTTTCTCAAGGGGGTGCTATCGCATTGCAGACAGGATTACGTTATCCCGAAAAATTGGCAGGTATCATGGCGTTATCCACCTACATTCCCTTAGCGCATACCTTAGAAAGCGAACGACACGAGAAAAACAACACCACACCTATCTTTTATGGACACGGACAATTTGACAGTGTGATTATGCTCAAACAAGCAGAGTCTAGTTATATGCAACTTAAAAGTTTGGGTTATACAGTTGCGTGGCACATTTACAATATGGAACATAGTGTGAATATGGAAGAAATCCAAGATATTGGACAATGGTTAAATAAATACCTGCCCTAA
- the galU gene encoding UTP--glucose-1-phosphate uridylyltransferase GalU, which yields MSKLKKIVRKAVFPVAGLGTRFLPATKASPKEMLPIVDKPLIQYAAEEAVAAGIEQLIFVTSGSKRAIEDHFDKNPELEDQLERLGKYDLLALTKNVVPSGVSCIYVRQPEALGLGHAVLCAKPVVGDEPFAVILADDLIDGKETPCLSQMVDIYEKQQCSVIAVEEVARSETNKYGIISPEALYEGLSRIASIVEKPSPEKAPSNLAVVGRYILNPRIFHHLENTKRGAGGEIQLTDGIAALLNEEQALAYQFQGIRYDCGSKLGYLMATVEYALQHPNLREAFKDYLTKAARIHLG from the coding sequence ATGTCCAAACTAAAAAAAATTGTTCGTAAAGCTGTTTTCCCTGTTGCGGGTTTAGGTACACGCTTTTTACCTGCAACAAAAGCTAGCCCCAAAGAGATGTTACCCATTGTTGATAAACCCCTTATTCAATATGCCGCTGAAGAGGCTGTGGCTGCGGGCATTGAACAACTCATTTTTGTTACCAGCGGCAGTAAACGTGCTATTGAAGACCATTTTGATAAAAATCCAGAACTAGAAGACCAACTAGAGCGGTTAGGCAAATATGATTTGTTGGCATTAACCAAAAACGTTGTTCCCTCTGGTGTATCATGTATTTATGTTCGTCAGCCCGAAGCATTAGGATTAGGACACGCGGTCTTATGTGCAAAACCAGTTGTTGGTGATGAACCCTTTGCCGTTATTCTGGCAGACGATTTAATCGACGGCAAAGAAACTCCTTGCCTATCCCAAATGGTAGATATTTACGAAAAACAACAATGTAGTGTTATTGCTGTTGAAGAAGTTGCCCGCTCAGAAACGAACAAATACGGCATTATTTCACCTGAAGCCTTATATGAAGGACTTTCCCGCATTGCCAGCATTGTAGAAAAACCATCCCCCGAAAAAGCCCCCTCCAATTTAGCCGTTGTTGGACGATATATTTTAAATCCACGTATTTTCCATCACTTAGAAAACACTAAACGAGGAGCTGGTGGAGAAATTCAATTAACCGATGGTATTGCGGCTTTATTGAACGAAGAACAAGCCCTTGCCTATCAGTTTCAAGGTATTCGCTATGATTGTGGCAGTAAATTAGGTTATTTAATGGCAACGGTAGAATATGCTTTACAACATCCTAACTTACGTGAAGCATTCAAAGATTATCTTACCAAAGCCGCACGAATCCATTTAGGATAA
- the pheA gene encoding prephenate dehydratase, protein MSKLDLTAIRAKIDDVDTQIQTLITQRANLAKEVAQAKYAEEKQPNFYRPEREAEILRQVIQRNQGVLPDETLTLIFQEIMSACRAVQKPIVVAFLGPAGTYSQTAVFKHFGHSIQTIAAQTIEDVFHEVEIGNAEYGVVPIENSTEGGVNQTLDCFVKTTLKVCGEIDLPIHHCLLAMTQDRSSITRIYAHQQSFAQCRAWLNANMPSIERITVNSNAEAARRASNEIGTAAIAGETAAEIYHLHVLSAHIEDHVHNTTRFVVLGKQDIPATGQDKTSLYLSLPNKMGSLYHLLECFVKNAINMSKIESRPSRQTAWDYVLFVDIEGHIQDTTVSKAIQELQAQTAVVKHLGSYPRVLR, encoded by the coding sequence ATGTCCAAACTTGATCTCACCGCCATTCGCGCCAAAATAGACGACGTTGATACTCAAATTCAAACGTTAATCACTCAGCGAGCCAATTTAGCTAAAGAAGTCGCACAAGCAAAATATGCCGAAGAGAAACAGCCGAATTTTTATCGCCCTGAACGAGAAGCAGAAATTCTACGTCAAGTTATCCAGCGGAATCAGGGCGTTTTACCAGATGAAACGCTAACACTGATTTTTCAAGAAATTATGTCAGCATGTCGTGCTGTACAAAAACCTATCGTTGTTGCGTTTTTAGGCCCAGCAGGAACTTATTCACAAACAGCGGTTTTTAAACATTTTGGACACTCCATTCAAACCATCGCAGCTCAAACGATAGAAGATGTATTTCATGAGGTAGAAATTGGCAATGCCGAATATGGCGTTGTTCCTATAGAAAACTCCACTGAAGGCGGGGTGAATCAAACCCTAGATTGTTTTGTAAAAACAACATTAAAGGTTTGTGGCGAAATAGATTTACCTATTCATCATTGTCTATTGGCAATGACACAAGACCGTAGCAGCATTACACGCATCTATGCCCATCAACAATCCTTCGCCCAATGCCGTGCATGGCTTAATGCCAACATGCCCAGTATTGAACGCATCACTGTCAACAGCAATGCAGAGGCTGCTAGACGCGCGTCAAATGAAATAGGCACAGCCGCAATTGCAGGGGAAACCGCTGCGGAAATTTACCACTTACATGTGTTATCTGCCCACATAGAAGACCATGTCCACAATACTACCCGTTTCGTTGTGTTAGGCAAACAAGATATCCCCGCAACAGGGCAAGATAAAACATCACTCTACCTTTCCTTACCCAATAAAATGGGTTCGCTTTATCACTTATTAGAATGTTTCGTAAAAAACGCAATTAATATGAGCAAAATCGAATCACGTCCTTCCCGTCAAACAGCATGGGACTATGTTTTATTTGTTGATATAGAAGGACATATTCAAGATACAACGGTTAGTAAAGCAATTCAAGAACTACAAGCGCAAACGGCAGTAGTCAAACACTTAGGCTCGTATCCGCGCGTATTACGCTAA
- the hisC gene encoding histidinol-phosphate transaminase, translating to MTCDFFKLATKGAQALQPYQPGKPIEELEREYGIKNAIKLASNENPTGISPLVVTAIQAHLQELPRYPDGNGFRLKQALAAYHSRTINNVVLGNGSNDILDLVARAFVTAQDSVLFSAHAFAVYPIVTQAIGAKMIITPAKNWGHDLIAMRQAIEPNTKLIFIANPNNPTGTWVSKTELQAFLDSVPETIIIVLDEAYFDYMDAPDYPDSSLWLDRYPNLVVARTFSKAYGLAALRIGYALAHPDIINLLNRVRQPFNVNSLALIAAEVALQDRAYVMNAIALNKVGLAKLTQGFEKMGINYIPSRANFITFDLGKPALPVYEALLREGVIVRPIGSYGMPNHLRVTVGLPEENERFLQSLKKVLTKP from the coding sequence ATGACCTGCGATTTTTTTAAACTAGCAACCAAAGGTGCACAAGCACTACAACCCTATCAACCCGGTAAACCCATAGAAGAATTAGAGCGCGAATATGGCATTAAAAACGCGATTAAATTGGCTTCAAACGAAAACCCAACAGGTATTAGCCCACTGGTTGTAACCGCGATTCAAGCCCATTTACAAGAACTCCCTCGCTATCCTGATGGTAATGGCTTTCGCCTCAAACAAGCCCTTGCCGCTTATCACAGCCGTACAATTAATAATGTTGTTCTGGGAAATGGCTCAAATGACATTCTGGATTTAGTCGCCCGCGCGTTCGTTACCGCCCAAGATTCTGTTTTATTCTCTGCCCATGCCTTTGCTGTTTATCCTATTGTTACCCAAGCTATTGGTGCAAAAATGATCATTACCCCCGCAAAAAACTGGGGACACGATCTCATTGCCATGCGCCAAGCAATAGAACCAAACACAAAACTAATCTTCATTGCTAATCCAAACAATCCAACAGGCACATGGGTTAGCAAAACCGAACTACAAGCTTTTTTAGATAGCGTTCCTGAAACCATCATCATCGTACTTGACGAAGCCTACTTCGACTACATGGATGCACCAGACTACCCAGACAGTAGCTTATGGCTTGACCGTTACCCCAATTTAGTTGTAGCACGCACATTCTCCAAAGCCTACGGACTTGCAGCACTACGCATCGGTTACGCGCTCGCACACCCTGACATAATCAACCTCCTCAATCGCGTCCGCCAACCTTTTAATGTCAATAGCTTGGCATTAATCGCCGCAGAAGTTGCCCTGCAAGACCGCGCCTATGTCATGAATGCTATTGCCTTAAATAAAGTCGGTCTCGCCAAACTAACACAAGGGTTTGAAAAAATGGGAATAAACTATATTCCTTCCCGTGCCAACTTTATCACCTTTGATTTAGGCAAGCCCGCGTTACCTGTTTATGAAGCACTACTGCGCGAAGGTGTCATCGTGCGCCCTATAGGCAGTTATGGAATGCCTAATCACCTGCGTGTAACCGTAGGACTACCCGAAGAAAACGAAAGATTCCTTCAATCACTAAAAAAAGTCTTGACGAAACCCTAA
- a CDS encoding tyrosine-type recombinase/integrase, which translates to MQLYTLDEVAQLLKVSRRTLNRLVQKGALAVVYIGRLPRIGDEELARFLACAVPLGTVTLERVLSFFLSVKADKRSAEDDQLRARTLLEGLGHQLDMVTFRSRQLRAFMSTRLTAVSASSVNRELSLLSAAINLYNAEMDMQLPNPTKGKMLREPEGRVRWLKPEEAERLIVSARLSLTPYLADFIVLALYTGARRGELLGLTWDRVDFERAFLVLEAVHTKGQKRRCIPLHPRALATLVQLHKLRLGEFVFCDKHGQKVGNLRKSFLKACERANIRNFRVHDLRHTCAAWLVMEGVALVVIRDLLGHQSVKTTEIYAHLDLASVRLGLSALDWTGQFKQDVP; encoded by the coding sequence ATGCAGTTATACACATTGGATGAGGTTGCACAGTTGTTGAAGGTTTCACGGCGAACCTTGAATCGTTTGGTTCAGAAAGGGGCTTTAGCAGTGGTTTATATCGGCCGCTTGCCTCGTATTGGGGATGAGGAGTTAGCGCGGTTTTTGGCTTGTGCTGTTCCACTGGGAACGGTGACGCTTGAAAGGGTGTTGTCTTTCTTTTTGTCGGTGAAGGCGGACAAGCGCAGTGCTGAGGATGACCAGTTACGGGCTAGGACTTTGTTGGAGGGTTTAGGGCATCAGTTGGATATGGTGACTTTTCGGAGTCGGCAACTTCGCGCTTTTATGAGTACGCGCTTAACGGCGGTTTCTGCTAGTTCGGTTAATCGTGAGCTGTCTTTGTTAAGTGCGGCAATTAATTTGTATAACGCGGAGATGGATATGCAGTTACCTAATCCGACTAAAGGCAAAATGTTGCGTGAGCCTGAGGGGCGGGTACGGTGGTTGAAGCCTGAGGAAGCGGAGCGGTTAATTGTGTCTGCTCGCTTGAGTTTAACGCCTTATTTGGCGGATTTTATCGTGTTGGCTTTATATACAGGCGCACGGCGGGGGGAACTGTTGGGCTTGACTTGGGATAGGGTGGATTTTGAGCGGGCTTTTTTGGTGTTGGAGGCGGTGCATACCAAAGGGCAGAAACGGCGGTGTATTCCTTTGCATCCACGGGCTTTAGCAACTTTAGTTCAGTTACACAAGTTACGGTTAGGTGAATTTGTCTTTTGTGATAAGCACGGGCAGAAAGTAGGAAATTTGCGGAAGTCTTTCTTAAAAGCGTGTGAACGGGCGAATATTCGCAATTTTCGCGTTCATGATTTACGCCATACCTGCGCGGCTTGGTTAGTTATGGAGGGTGTGGCTTTAGTGGTTATTCGTGATTTACTGGGTCATCAGAGTGTGAAAACAACGGAGATTTATGCACACCTAGACCTTGCCTCTGTGAGACTGGGCTTGTCTGCACTGGACTGGACAGGACAGTTTAAGCAGGATGTCCCTTGA
- a CDS encoding helix-turn-helix transcriptional regulator, which yields MSISAKDVLDRLAKLANSKTDKELADYVGISSSNISTWRSRDTIPYDACLKISERDGISIDWLLTGKGSIYKVDYSIDSVKEEQTVLELYRALSMERRHEILSILREKKSMEELLRRMVELERLVEHDRKTA from the coding sequence ATGTCTATTTCAGCTAAAGATGTTTTGGATAGATTGGCAAAATTAGCTAATTCTAAAACTGATAAGGAATTGGCTGATTATGTTGGTATTTCTTCCAGCAATATTAGTACATGGAGAAGTCGAGACACTATTCCATATGATGCCTGTTTGAAAATCTCAGAACGTGATGGAATTTCTATTGATTGGCTTTTAACAGGTAAAGGCAGTATTTACAAAGTTGATTACTCTATTGATTCAGTTAAGGAAGAACAAACTGTTTTAGAGCTTTATCGTGCGTTATCAATGGAACGTCGACATGAGATTTTGTCGATTCTTCGTGAAAAGAAAAGCATGGAGGAGTTACTGCGGAGAATGGTAGAACTAGAAAGGCTAGTAGAACATGACAGGAAAACGGCTTAA
- a CDS encoding helix-turn-helix domain-containing protein: MGDDVNFKEIILEIQQQKKLSYEKIGRLVGMSRAGINRICNDGTMPRWDVGQKLISLMNQ, encoded by the coding sequence ATGGGTGATGACGTGAACTTTAAAGAAATTATCTTAGAAATTCAGCAACAAAAGAAATTAAGCTACGAAAAGATAGGGCGGTTAGTCGGAATGAGTCGGGCAGGGATTAACCGAATTTGTAATGACGGAACAATGCCCCGTTGGGACGTAGGGCAAAAACTAATATCCTTGATGAACCAGTAA
- a CDS encoding protein rep produces the protein MLTLNDYQRRFQQFALQSAVRRLLPDTRVSSCLRRLSQYPNKKTPLYLSFVKVKQSVQHKKTFFTGLDVCGSVWVCPVCSAKISERRKAELEHLLVTHRAQGGELVMITRTVPHEFAHDLKTFLTSFLKAEKILKETTAYRQLIAKVGVKGTVKVLEVTYGQNGWHVHTHELFFIEKGYSRLYGDLSGLGYDEEERRYHVPARAVYFL, from the coding sequence ATGCTTACCCTTAACGATTATCAACGTCGCTTTCAGCAATTCGCCTTGCAGTCAGCGGTGCGTCGTTTATTACCAGACACTAGGGTTTCAAGCTGTTTGCGTCGTCTCTCACAATATCCTAACAAAAAAACCCCGTTGTATTTATCTTTTGTGAAAGTAAAACAGTCTGTTCAGCATAAAAAGACGTTTTTCACGGGGCTTGATGTCTGCGGTTCGGTGTGGGTCTGTCCTGTGTGTTCTGCCAAGATTTCAGAACGACGAAAAGCAGAACTTGAACACCTGTTAGTAACACATCGCGCTCAAGGGGGGGAGTTGGTCATGATTACGCGCACCGTTCCCCACGAATTTGCACATGATTTAAAAACTTTTCTCACTTCATTTTTAAAAGCAGAAAAAATATTAAAAGAAACGACAGCCTACAGACAATTAATTGCAAAAGTCGGCGTTAAAGGCACGGTAAAAGTGTTAGAAGTGACATACGGACAAAACGGCTGGCACGTCCACACACACGAATTATTTTTTATCGAAAAAGGCTATTCCCGTCTGTACGGCGATTTATCAGGGCTTGGCTATGATGAAGAAGAGCGACGTTATCACGTTCCCGCACGCGCGGTTTATTTTCTATAG
- a CDS encoding DUF4389 domain-containing protein has translation MNELPINRSTLKENLHNANTWIRGAWMLLFIIVYEIAAFVIGLLAIVQFVLLLTAGTPHSTLLSFSQRLNAYVYQIINYLIYATEERPFPFSSFPKMELPSSVMYANATLDFSNAQQFIRNYRFWLRGCFMLVFALIHFFVLEYIMYGIIFFQFGSVLFVATANEALKQLAKSLCAYIYQIISYLTFNSDEKPFPFSRLPAL, from the coding sequence ATGAATGAACTACCGATTAATCGCTCGACATTGAAAGAAAATTTGCATAATGCAAATACTTGGATTCGTGGCGCGTGGATGCTACTTTTTATTATTGTTTATGAAATAGCGGCTTTTGTGATTGGCTTACTTGCTATCGTACAGTTTGTTTTGCTGTTGACAGCAGGCACACCCCATTCAACATTATTAAGCTTTAGCCAACGACTTAATGCTTATGTTTATCAGATAATTAATTATCTTATTTACGCGACAGAAGAGCGACCATTTCCTTTTTCAAGTTTTCCTAAAATGGAATTGCCCTCGTCTGTTATGTACGCAAATGCAACGCTGGATTTTAGTAATGCTCAACAATTTATCCGTAATTACCGCTTTTGGTTACGCGGGTGTTTTATGTTAGTATTTGCTTTAATTCATTTTTTTGTTTTAGAATACATTATGTACGGAATTATCTTTTTTCAATTTGGTTCTGTACTATTTGTTGCAACAGCAAATGAGGCATTAAAACAATTGGCAAAAAGCTTATGTGCTTATATTTATCAGATTATTAGTTATTTAACTTTTAATAGTGATGAAAAACCTTTTCCTTTTAGCCGTTTACCTGCATTATAA
- a CDS encoding metalloregulator ArsR/SmtB family transcription factor, with translation MLPEAFFHALSDETRLRCVALLHQYGELCVCELTYALGLAQPKISRHLAILRATNVLQDRRAGVWIHYKLHEKLPIWAKNVLFETLCALETQQPYQQDRQNLCDMPNRPTIASLCCTDKKIT, from the coding sequence ATGTTACCTGAAGCGTTTTTTCATGCCTTATCTGATGAAACCCGTTTGCGTTGCGTTGCGTTGTTGCATCAATATGGTGAGTTGTGTGTTTGTGAATTAACTTACGCACTTGGATTAGCACAACCAAAAATTTCGCGGCACTTGGCTATTTTAAGAGCAACAAATGTGTTGCAAGATAGAAGAGCTGGGGTGTGGATACATTACAAGCTGCATGAAAAACTGCCAATATGGGCAAAAAATGTATTGTTTGAAACGCTTTGCGCATTAGAAACGCAACAGCCTTATCAGCAGGATAGGCAGAATTTATGTGATATGCCTAATCGTCCTACGATTGCATCACTATGTTGTACTGATAAGAAGATAACATAA
- a CDS encoding LEA type 2 family protein, translating to MKYMRYIFCLGLSLCLSACATLSLEPLTPEISLMDIKVTQLGFFEQTFALQLQVKNPNDFPLPITGLQYKLEINGSEFATGNSGTSTLIPSLGSKLMTVEVVSNLNQIVAQIKDWSKGLSQTVDYRLSGGIRLSDWMPLLPFERAGQVPLTIKR from the coding sequence ATGAAATATATGCGCTATATTTTTTGTTTGGGCCTAAGTTTGTGTTTAAGTGCTTGTGCGACACTGTCATTAGAACCCCTTACGCCAGAAATTAGTTTGATGGACATTAAAGTTACACAATTAGGCTTTTTCGAGCAAACCTTTGCATTACAGTTGCAAGTAAAAAATCCGAATGATTTCCCCTTACCAATAACAGGGTTACAATATAAATTAGAAATTAATGGCAGTGAGTTTGCAACTGGCAACAGTGGAACGAGTACGTTAATTCCTTCTTTAGGCAGTAAACTCATGACGGTTGAAGTGGTCAGCAATTTAAATCAAATTGTTGCCCAAATCAAAGATTGGAGTAAGGGACTATCGCAAACCGTAGATTATCGTCTTTCGGGGGGCATACGCTTGTCAGACTGGATGCCGTTATTGCCTTTTGAACGCGCAGGACAAGTGCCATTAACTATTAAGCGGTAA
- the prmC gene encoding peptide chain release factor N(5)-glutamine methyltransferase produces the protein MHYTIQQALQAAIPLLQQAGIESPRLEADILLTQVLGVQRSYLIAWSNRQLSTTQYDYFHQLISRRQQGEPIAYLTGHREFWSLDLLVSPAVLIPRPATESLVEQALKHLVTITTPMIADLGTGSGAIALALARECPAAQVFAIDREPIALAVAQANAHRLKIDNVFFICASWLQALLPHSMDMLVSNPPYIAENDVHLTQGDIRFEPITALTAGIDGLVDIRHLVQYGQQYLKPKGWLLLEHGYNQGQAVRELMQQNGFCGVTTIVDLEEQERVTLGQTA, from the coding sequence TTGCATTATACCATTCAGCAAGCCTTGCAGGCGGCAATACCCCTATTGCAACAGGCAGGAATAGAAAGCCCCCGCTTAGAAGCCGATATTCTATTGACGCAAGTATTAGGCGTGCAACGAAGTTATTTAATTGCATGGTCAAATCGCCAACTGTCAACAACACAATATGACTATTTTCACCAGTTAATCAGTCGTCGCCAACAGGGCGAACCGATTGCTTATTTAACGGGGCATCGAGAATTTTGGAGTTTAGACTTGCTTGTTTCTCCTGCGGTGTTAATTCCGCGTCCCGCAACGGAATCATTGGTTGAACAAGCCTTAAAACATCTCGTAACAATAACGACACCGATGATTGCTGATTTAGGCACGGGTAGTGGTGCAATCGCTTTAGCACTCGCCCGTGAATGTCCTGCTGCGCAAGTATTTGCAATAGACCGTGAACCCATCGCGTTAGCTGTTGCCCAAGCAAATGCGCACCGATTAAAAATTGATAACGTTTTTTTTATCTGTGCCTCATGGTTACAAGCCTTATTGCCGCATTCTATGGACATGCTGGTTTCCAATCCGCCTTATATTGCAGAAAACGATGTACATTTAACACAAGGAGATATTCGTTTTGAACCAATCACTGCTTTAACGGCTGGAATTGACGGGCTAGTTGATATTCGTCACCTCGTCCAATATGGTCAACAATACTTAAAACCAAAGGGCTGGCTATTACTAGAACATGGGTATAATCAAGGACAAGCTGTGCGCGAATTGATGCAACAAAACGGTTTTTGTGGTGTAACGACAATCGTTGATTTAGAAGAACAAGAACGGGTAACGCTAGGACAAACAGCGTGA